Proteins from a genomic interval of Equus quagga isolate Etosha38 chromosome 11, UCLA_HA_Equagga_1.0, whole genome shotgun sequence:
- the KCNH6 gene encoding potassium voltage-gated channel subfamily H member 6, giving the protein MPVRRGHVAPQNTYLDTIIRKFEGQSRKFLIANAQMENCAIIYCNDGFCELFGYSRVEVMQRPCTCDFLTGPNTPRSAMSRLAQALLGAEECKVDILYYRKDASSFRCLVDVVPIKNEDGAVIMFILNFEDLAQLLAKRGSRSLSQRLLSQSFLGSEGSHGRPGAQGPGAGRVKYRTVSQIPQFTLNFVEFNLEKHRSGSTTEIEIIAPHKVVERTQNVTEKVTQVLSLGADVLPEYKLQAPRIHRGTLLHYSPFKAVWDWLILLLVIYTAVFTPYSAAFLLSDQDESQRGDCGYTCSPLTVVDLIVDIMFVVDIVINFRTTYVNTNDEVVSHPRRIAVHYFKGWFLIDMVAAIPFDLLIFHTGSDETTTLIGLLKTARLLRLVRVARKLDRYSEYGAAVLFLLMCTFALIAHWLACIWYAIGNVERPYLEPKIGWLDSLGVQLGKRYNGSDPASGPSVQDKYVTALYFTFSSLTSVGFGNVSPNTNSEKVFSICVMLIGSLMYASIFGNVSAIIQRLYSGTARYHTQMLRVKEFIRFHQIPNPLRQRLEEYFQHAWSYTNGIDMNAVLKGFPECLQADICLHLHRALLQHCPAFRGASKGCLRALAVKFKTTHAPPGDTLVHLGDVLSTLYFISRGSIEILRDDMVVAILGKNDIFGEPVSLHARPGKSSADVRALTYCDLHKIQRADLLEVLDMYPTFADSFWSKLEVTFNLRDADGGLQSSPQQAPVSQDHRGFFLSDEQTASPPRLGPQSPSQGYSLLGPGSQTTLGAGPRTPGHPGAAPSMSISDASGLWPELLQQVPPRPRHSPPNPQGDPDCWPRELGSRLEQLQAQMNRLESRMSSDLSRILQLLQQPLPQGHTGYILGAPASNDLALFPAASVTQSPETRLSQGSLSPAQTQSSGDLGKCGPKHRNSSSRLPHLITAMDKTLTLSSEQEQPEEFLPPLASPLCPLEVQGLVYGARFPSLPEHLSSVPKQLEFQRHGSDPGFAGS; this is encoded by the exons ATGCCGGTCCGTAGGGGCCACGTCGCGCCCCAAAACACTTACCTGGACACCATCATCCGCAAGTTCGAGGGCCAGA gtcGTAAGTTCCTGATTGCCAATGCTCAGATGGAGAACTGCGCCATCATTTACTGCAACGATGGCTTCTGTGAACTCTTCGGCTACTCCCGAGTGGAGGTGATGCAGCGACCGTGCACCTGCGACTTCCTCACAGGCCCAAACACCCCGCGCAGTGCCATGTCCCGCCTGGCGCAGGCCCTGCTGGGGGCCGAGGAGTGCAAGGTGGACATCCTCTACTACCGCAAGGATG CCTCCAGCTTCCGCTGCCTGGTGGATGTGGTGCCCATAAAGAATGAGGACGGGGCTGTCATCATGTTCATCCTCAACTTTGAGGACCTGGCCCAGCTCCTGGCCAAGAGAGGGAGCCGCAGCCTGTCCCAGCGCCTGCTGTCCCAGAGCTTCCTGGGCTCTG AGGGCTCTCATGGCAGGCCGGGTGCACAGGGGCCTGGTGCGGGCAGGGTCAAGTACAGGACCGTCAGCCAGATCCCGCAGTTCACGCTCAACTTTGTGGAGTTCAACCTGGAGAAGCACCGCTCGGGCTCCACCACGGAGATTGAGATCATCGCACCCCACAAGGTGGTGGAGCGGACCCAGAATGTCACCGAGAAGGTCACCCAG gtcctgTCCCTTGGTGCAGACGTGCTGCCGGAGTACAAGCTGCAGGCGCCACGCATCCACCGTGGGACCCTCCTGCACTACAGCCCCTTCAAGGCTGTGTGGGACTGGCTCATCCTGCTGCTGGTCATCTACACAGCCGTCTTCACACCCTACTCAGCTGCCTTTCTGCTCAGTGACCAGGACGAGTCTCAGCGTGGGGACTGCGGCTACACCTGCAGTCCACTCACTGTGGTGGATCTCATTGTGGACATCATGTTTGTTGTGGACATTGTCATCAACTTCCGCACCACCTATGTCAACACCAATGACGAAGTGGTCAGCCACCCCCGCCGCATTGCCGTCCACTACTTCAAGGGCTGGTTCCTCATTGACATGGTGGCCGCCATTCCCTTTGACCTGCTCATCTTCCACACTGGCTCTGATGAG ACGACAACCCTGATCGGGCTGCTGAAGACGGCACGGCTGCTGCGGCTGGTGCGGGTAGCCCGGAAGCTGGACCGCTACTCTGAGTATGGGGCAGCTGTGCTCTTCCTGCTCATGTGCACCTTTGCACTCATCGCGCACTGGCTGGCCTGCATCTGGTACGCCATCGGCAACGTGGAGCGGCCCTACCTGGAGCCCAAGATCGGCTGGCTGGACAGCCTGGGTGTGCAGCTTGGCAAGCGCTACAACGGCAGCGACCCAGCCTCAGGCCCCTCAGTGCAGGACAAGTATGTCACGGCCCTCTACTTCACCTTCAGCAGCCTCACCAGCGTGGGCTTCGGCAATGTCTCACCCAACACCAACTCTGAGAAGGTCTTCTCTATCTGCGTCATGCTCATCGGCT ccctcaTGTACGCCAGCATCTTCGGCAACGTGTCCGCCATCATCCAGCGCCTGTACTCCGGCACCGCGCGCTACCACACGCAGATGCTGCGTGTCAAGGAATTCATCCGATTCCACCAGATCCCAAACCCGCTGCGACAGCGCCTCGAAGAGTACTTCCAGCACGCCTGGTCCTACACTAATGGCATCGACATGAACGCG GTGCTGAAGGGCTTCCCCGAGTGCCTGCAGGCCGATATCTGCCTGCACCTGCACCGCGCGTTGCTGCAGCACTGCCCGGCATTCCGCGGCGCCAGCAAGGGCTGCCTGCGCGCGCTCGCCGTCAAGTTCAAGACGACGCACGCTCCTCCAGGGGACACGCTGGTACACCTCGGCGACGTGCTCTCCACGCTCTACTTCATCTCCCGGGGCTCCATCGAGATCTTGCGCGACGACATGGTCGTGGCTATCCTAG GAAAGAACGACATCTTTGGGGAGCCTGTTAGCCTCCATGCCCGGCCAGGAAAGTCCAGTGCAGACGTGCGGGCCCTGACTTACTGCGACCTGCACAAGATCCAGCGGGCAGACCTGCTGGAGGTGCTGGACATGTACCCCACCTTCGCAGACAGCTTCTGGAGTAAGCTGGAAGTCACCTTCAACCTGCGGGAC GCAGATGGGGGTCTCCAGTCATCACCCCAACAGGCTCCAGTCAGCCAGGACCACCGAGGCTTCTTCCTCAGTGATGAGCAGACAG ccagccccccCAGGCTGGGTCCCCAGTCCCCATCTCAGGGCTACAGCCTTCTGGGTCCTGGAAGCCAGACCACACTGGGGGCAGGACCTCGTACTCCAGGTCACCCAG GCGCAGCCCCGTCCATGAGCATCTCAGATGCATCTGGCCTCTGGCCTGAGTTGTTGCAGCAAGTGCCCCCAAGGCCAAGGCACAGCCCCCCAAACCCTCAGGGAGACCCAGACTGCTGGCCTCGGGAGCTAGGCTCCAGGCTAGAGCAGCTGCAGGCCCAGATGAACAG GCTGGAGTCCCGCATGTCCTCAGACCTCAGCCGCATCCTTCAGCTCCTTCAGCAGCCACTGCCCCAAGGCCACACTGGCTACATTCTGGGAGCCCCTGCCTCCAATGACCTGGCCTTGTTTCCTGCGGCCTCAGTGACTCAGAGTCCAGAAACTAGGCTGTCCCAGGGCAGTCTGTCCCCTGCACAG ACCCAAAGCTCTGGTGACTTGGGCAAATGTGGGCCGAAGCACAGGAACTCCTCCTCCAGGTTGCCTCACCTCATCACGGCAATGGACAAAACGCTGACACTGTCCTCAGAACAGGAGCAGCCTGAGGAGTTCCTGCCacccctggcctctcctctctgtcccctggAGGTACAGGGACTCGTCTATGGTGCccgcttcccctccctccctgaacATCTCAGCTCTGTCCCCAAGCAGCTGGAGTTCCAGAGACATGGCTCAGATCCTGGATTTGCAGGGAGTTAG